A portion of the Natronococcus sp. AD-5 genome contains these proteins:
- a CDS encoding S26 family signal peptidase, with amino-acid sequence MSGPDPGDADESSDNAGESSRHEPHGTPSDGAGDPNRDVASTADRDGATDEPARGDVAAGGGDATARSGRTDSGDDVSIEDDGILRWFFKTNDESAVLVRDVLGSVAIVVVIGLLLFAVSGIWPPLVAVESGSMEPNMQKGDLIFVVADDRFVGDDPADDTGVVTHESGQDHEKFGKSGDVIIFKPNGNEYETPVIHRAHFWVEDGENWVDTKANEEYVNGASCEQLPTCPANHDGFITKGDANSYYDQYHRGPGAETDVVHPGWVTGKATFRIPWLGYVRLTFDSILGELVAPQPTIETVDGPLESELGVSDERLAAAGIGASGVAAIGTGAAMAAARVRRE; translated from the coding sequence ATGAGCGGTCCCGACCCCGGAGACGCCGACGAGAGTAGCGATAATGCCGGTGAGTCCAGCCGCCACGAGCCGCACGGTACCCCGTCGGACGGGGCCGGCGATCCGAACCGCGACGTAGCGTCGACCGCCGACCGGGACGGAGCGACCGACGAGCCGGCCCGAGGCGACGTCGCTGCCGGTGGTGGGGATGCGACCGCGCGCAGCGGGCGCACCGACAGCGGAGACGACGTCTCGATCGAAGACGACGGGATCCTCCGCTGGTTCTTCAAAACGAACGACGAGTCGGCCGTCCTGGTGCGGGACGTGCTGGGGAGCGTCGCCATCGTCGTCGTCATCGGACTCCTCCTCTTCGCCGTCAGCGGCATCTGGCCGCCGCTGGTCGCCGTCGAGAGCGGCAGTATGGAGCCGAACATGCAGAAGGGCGATCTCATCTTCGTCGTCGCGGACGACCGCTTCGTCGGCGACGATCCCGCCGACGACACCGGCGTCGTCACCCACGAGAGCGGCCAGGACCACGAGAAGTTCGGGAAATCCGGCGACGTGATCATCTTCAAGCCGAACGGCAACGAGTACGAGACGCCGGTGATACACCGCGCCCACTTCTGGGTCGAAGACGGTGAAAACTGGGTCGACACCAAGGCGAACGAGGAGTACGTAAACGGAGCGAGCTGCGAACAACTCCCCACCTGTCCCGCCAACCACGACGGTTTCATCACGAAAGGCGACGCCAATTCCTACTACGACCAGTACCACCGCGGGCCAGGTGCAGAGACCGACGTCGTCCACCCCGGGTGGGTCACCGGAAAGGCGACGTTCCGGATCCCGTGGCTCGGCTACGTGCGACTGACGTTCGACTCGATCCTGGGCGAACTCGTCGCGCCGCAGCCGACGATAGAGACGGTCGACGGACCGCTCGAGAGCGAACTCGGCGTGTCGGACGAGAGGCTCGCCGCCGCGGGCATCGGCGCATCGGGCGTCGCCGCGATCGGAACCGGCGCCGCGATGGCCGCCGCTCGGGTCCGTCGCGAGTAG
- a CDS encoding Cdc6/Cdc18 family protein, with product MSDDNSETPGADEVELDGTHGFSTSLEETAIGDDEPNQGLFDDLLSGEPIFENKEVLRPSYTPHELPHRNDQINKMATILVAALRGETPSNILIYGKTGTGKTASAKFVSKELESTSQKYSVPCDVEYINCEVTDTQYRVLAQLANKFIEKNEARIDEDIASLEDLLETVERYETEASSQSGDGSPADDGTSDDPFESAVTRGRSAEDAPLTDDEKTDDSDVSFATETGATSPGSAVETGGYSSDPAESESASAHPLESTPFASAAEIEERIASLEADKESFEEVPMTGWPTDRVYSVFFDAVDYDERVVVIMLDEIDKLVEKSGDDTLYNLSRMNSELENSRVSIIGISNDLKFTDFLDPRVKSSLGEEEIVFPPYDANQLRDILQHRSEVAFKAGALSSDVIPLCAAFAAQEHGDARRALDLLRTAGELAERSQAETIVEEHVRQAQDKIELDRVVEVVRTLPTQSKLVLFAIILLEKNGVHSINTGEVFNIYKRLCEEIDADVLTQRRVTDLISELDMLGIVNAVVVSKGRYGRTKEISLSVPIDETEAVLLSDSRLSNIDDIQPFVQARFEN from the coding sequence ATGTCAGATGACAACTCAGAGACACCGGGGGCGGACGAGGTCGAACTCGACGGAACGCACGGGTTTTCGACGTCGCTCGAGGAAACGGCGATCGGTGACGACGAGCCGAACCAGGGATTGTTCGACGACCTGCTCAGCGGCGAGCCGATCTTCGAGAACAAGGAGGTTCTCCGTCCCTCCTACACGCCGCACGAGTTGCCGCACCGAAACGACCAGATCAACAAGATGGCGACGATTCTCGTCGCCGCGCTCCGCGGCGAGACGCCGTCGAACATCCTGATCTACGGGAAGACGGGGACGGGAAAGACCGCGAGCGCGAAGTTCGTCAGTAAGGAGCTCGAGAGCACCTCCCAGAAGTACAGCGTTCCCTGTGACGTCGAATACATCAACTGCGAGGTCACGGACACCCAGTATCGCGTCCTCGCACAGCTCGCGAACAAGTTCATCGAGAAGAACGAGGCGCGGATCGACGAGGATATCGCTTCCCTCGAGGACCTCCTCGAGACCGTCGAGCGATACGAGACCGAGGCGTCGTCCCAGTCCGGGGACGGATCACCGGCCGACGACGGGACGAGCGACGATCCGTTCGAGTCCGCCGTCACTCGCGGCCGATCCGCCGAAGACGCCCCGCTCACCGACGACGAAAAAACGGACGATAGCGACGTTTCGTTTGCAACCGAAACAGGCGCCACGTCTCCCGGTTCTGCAGTAGAAACAGGGGGGTATTCATCCGACCCGGCCGAGAGCGAGTCGGCGTCGGCACACCCCCTCGAATCGACGCCGTTTGCGTCCGCCGCGGAGATCGAAGAGCGAATCGCCTCTCTCGAGGCGGACAAGGAGTCGTTCGAGGAGGTCCCGATGACGGGGTGGCCGACGGACCGGGTCTACAGCGTCTTCTTCGACGCCGTCGACTACGACGAGCGCGTCGTCGTCATCATGCTCGACGAGATCGACAAACTGGTCGAGAAGAGCGGCGACGACACCCTCTACAACCTCTCCCGGATGAATTCCGAACTCGAGAACTCTCGCGTCTCGATCATCGGTATCTCGAACGACCTCAAGTTCACCGACTTCCTGGATCCGCGCGTCAAGTCCAGCCTCGGCGAGGAGGAGATCGTCTTCCCGCCGTACGACGCGAACCAGCTACGCGACATCCTCCAGCACCGCTCGGAGGTCGCGTTCAAGGCCGGAGCGCTCTCGAGCGACGTGATCCCGCTGTGTGCGGCCTTCGCCGCACAGGAACACGGGGACGCGCGCCGCGCGCTCGACCTCCTCCGGACCGCGGGCGAGCTCGCGGAGCGGTCGCAGGCCGAGACGATCGTCGAGGAGCACGTCCGGCAGGCCCAGGACAAGATCGAACTCGACCGCGTCGTCGAGGTCGTCCGCACCCTCCCGACGCAGAGCAAACTCGTCCTCTTCGCGATCATCCTCCTCGAGAAGAACGGCGTCCACAGCATCAACACCGGCGAGGTGTTCAACATCTACAAGCGTCTCTGCGAGGAGATCGACGCGGACGTCCTCACGCAACGGCGCGTCACCGACCTCATCAGCGAACTCGACATGCTCGGCATCGTCAACGCCGTGGTCGTCTCGAAGGGGCGATACGGCCGGACGAAGGAGATCAGCCTCTCGGTTCCGATCGACGAAACCGAGGCCGTCCTCCTGAGCGACTCCCGTCTGAGCAACATCGACGACATCCAGCCGTTCGTGCAGGCCCGATTCGAGAACTGA
- a CDS encoding Era-like GTP-binding protein: MGLLTELKDSISRVTDRLFTDEEPKRIGIYGPPNAGKTTLANRIARDWTGDAVGTESHVPHETRRARRKEGVEIERNGKSVSIDIVDTPGVTTKVDYEEFTDEMEEEDAIRRSREATEGVAEAMHWLREDVDGVIYVLDSAEDPITQVNTMLIGIIESRDLPVLIFANKIDLEESSVKRIEDAFPQHKTVSLSAKEGENMDEVYDNIAQYFG; this comes from the coding sequence ATGGGACTGTTAACAGAACTCAAGGATAGTATTTCCCGGGTGACGGATCGGTTGTTTACCGACGAGGAACCCAAACGAATTGGTATCTACGGACCGCCCAACGCTGGAAAGACGACGCTCGCGAACCGGATCGCTCGCGACTGGACGGGCGACGCGGTCGGGACGGAAAGTCACGTTCCACACGAAACGCGCCGTGCACGCAGAAAAGAGGGCGTCGAGATCGAGCGCAACGGGAAGTCGGTCTCGATCGATATCGTCGACACGCCCGGCGTAACGACGAAGGTCGATTACGAGGAGTTCACCGACGAGATGGAAGAGGAGGACGCGATCCGCCGGTCGCGCGAAGCGACCGAAGGGGTCGCCGAGGCGATGCACTGGCTCCGCGAGGACGTCGACGGCGTCATCTACGTACTTGACAGCGCGGAGGACCCGATCACGCAGGTCAACACGATGCTGATCGGAATTATCGAGTCTCGCGATCTGCCGGTACTCATCTTCGCGAACAAGATCGACCTCGAGGAGTCGAGCGTCAAGCGGATCGAGGACGCGTTCCCGCAGCACAAGACGGTGTCGTTGTCTGCAAAGGAAGGCGAAAACATGGACGAGGTCTACGACAACATCGCGCAGTACTTCGGGTGA